From the genome of Coleofasciculaceae cyanobacterium:
CTCGTAAGTGCGAATAAATAAAGTACCCATCATGTTGCCAATAACGAGGCGTTGCCAAACATTACTATTGCTTAGATTGCGAGACGCAGCAGCTTTACGCATTGCCTGAAACTCTCTAATTAAAACACCGATATAGCGATACATTGATGCCAAAGTAGCAACTAATAGTGGAGGGACTCGTAAGGCGGTTAAAGCATTAAGCAGAGCAGGAACTGAAGTAGTAAGAGTCAGTATATTTAGCGTTAGCAGCGATAATAAAGCCTTGATCGTAACACTACCCAAAACAGTTAAGCCTTCTGTAGTAATTCGGAGTATGCCCCAAGACCAAATAACCTCACCACCGTCTCGAAACAAAGTTCCCAACAGCACGACACCAATAAAAGCAAACTCAACGGCAATCCTTTTGAGCAGTATTTTTTTGGTAACGCGACTAAAAAAAATTACACCTAGCACTCCTAGCCCGTAGACTACCCAAGTCCACCAACGTCCATTTGGGGTAAGAGCGATCGCAAATACCATTAGGAGCGCACACAAAAGACGAGTACGGGGAGCAAAAGAATGCCAAAGAGTAGCCTGCTTGCTATCGATATCCAGATGAAACGCCCCAAGGTGTAACAATAGCATCCACTTACTTCCTCATTAATTTAATTTGCTTGTTCGTCACTCGATTGAGGGGAAATACTATCAGCAGATGAATGGGATTTTTTAATTACCAGCTTGCCAATTCCCCACGCCAAACCAAAAGTAACCAAAGTTCCAACCAAACCTGCCATTGGTGTAGCAATTCCTTCGGGTACACCTTTAAGCGCGTATTCATCAAATACTTGAGCAAAAGGCAATTTCTGGGCTGGTGCGTCTTCAGTAGCCCGATGTCCAAACTCTAAATCTTGGGAAACGCGATCTAGCCCATCTGGATCTGGACTAGCAAAAGGAGAAACAAAAATGGCAATTAGTAAGGCAATACCCAAGCCTGAGATGACAAAAGCGAGATTACGAGAGCTGGGAAGTTTATTGCTCATAAACCGAAAATTCTCTTTAATTTAATATAAATTTGTTAACGCTGTACTACTGGATGAGAACTAGATAATTTGCTTTGACGAGGATCGTAAAGCAAATCTGGTCGAGTCCGCCAAATAAAACTAACTACGGCTAAGGTAATTAATGCTTCGCCGATTCCGATGAGTAAGTGCCAAAATGCCATTGCCGAAATAGCGACGTTTAGGGGTACAGTTCCCGATAAAGCTAGTTGTATAGCAACCAATATTGAAGCAATAAATACACTTGTCCAAGCACTTACGGCTGTAGCGATCGCCATTCCACGCCAGCTATCACGACCAATTGCCGAGCGAATTGCCCGATAAAGGTAGTACCCGCCAAAAGTGCCAATTAGCCCCATGTTGGCAATATTTGCTCCCAATACAGTAATACCACCGTCTTGAAAGACAACCGCTTGAACGATAAACACCACACTGACTACTAACGCACCCGCCCAAGGACCAAGTAAAATTCCCGCTAACGTCCCGCCTAGTAAATGACCAGAAGTTCCTCCTGGTATAGGGAAATTAATCATTTGAGCAGCAAAGATAAAAGCAGCGCAGACTCCCATAATCGGAACTGTTCGCTCTTGATATTTCGCCTGTACTTGATTTAAAGCCACGGCGATTAGCGCGATCGCAATAACCCAGGTAATTAAACTAACTGGAAGGCTTAAAAACCCGTCTGGAATGTGCATTGCCAACTGAGGCTGCCAGTTCCAAAATAACCAGTCATTAAATATAATAGATAGCATAATAGTGATCGTTTTTATTTTTTATATTTTGGCAATATTTTTTATTGCTGTCACTTATACATTTTTCAGTAAAAATACTCAAAAAGATATCCCATGGGGGGGGATTATATCTAAGTTTTCGCTAAAAATTAAGTTGTAATTTAGATTGGAACATCGGTTTTTAGTCGATGCGATGCGTGCGACTCGAACAAAAGTCCAACCTTTCTACAGAGCCGATCTAGCTCGAGACAAAAGAGGTTCAAAGGGTTATAAAAAGAGGGCAAGGGTTTATGTTATAAGAAATGTTTCACCGTAACTAACTGTCTTGCGACAAGCTGTTGGTTTCCAAAGGCGACTAAAGCTTTTAGCTTGTAGCTATATTTCTGGTAGGTTACTGGGAGCGCATATTGCTCAAACTGCATTAATAGTCTTTTGGGCTGGAGCGGTGACTTTATTTGAGTTGTCGAACTATAATCGCGACTTACCAATGTACGAACAGGGTCTAATTTTTAAAAATCTTACAGAATAATTGTGCAAGAGCGATTGATTATTTAATTGGCGATCGCCTTTACACAAATCATACTTTAATTTACCAACGTCCCAATTAAAAGTAATTAGATAATGAAAGTCAATCAAAAGTCGTCACCCGTTGAGGCTATTGAGCTAGAGCTAACAGCTAAATAACTGCTTAACAGTTTAATTTCAGATTCAATCGCCTTAGCTGCCTGTGCTGCACCATCAATCGCCATAATCCGACCCCATTGAGTAACATCAAGCTGCTTTAGCTTATTCAAGACTAACCTTGCCGAATTAGCACCAGGAAAAGTTTCTGAGCAAAAACACAACCCCAACTTCTCTAATAATATTGCCTTAATCTGCTGTTCTTGAAAAGGTCGCAATTCTGGTATGCAAAGAAAAGGAACTTGCGCTGTCCCAATCTCCATAACGGTGTTGTGTCCCCCAGAAGCGATCGCCACATCAGCAGCTTTCAAATAGGGATAGGTATCTTCGCGCCACCCCAAGACAGAGACATTGCTAGGTAAGTTATCATAATCTCGGTCAATTTCTCCCACAGTTAACCATAACCATTCTGGTGTTGCTTCTGCGGCTGCTGCAATTTTCGCTCTTGAATATTTGCCCCCGCCCTTGCCATTAATTACTAGTACAACTTCTTGTTGTGGAGAGATATCCAGCTTTTCCCTAGCGCCTAATTTAGTTTCCTTACTCTGAGAGTAGCGGGAGAAGCCAGGAGAATAAATAGTTTTATCTCTAATCCAGTTAGGTACACCAGAAAATTCTAAAATCTCAGGATAAGGCGCAAACAGTTTATATGCAGCGTCGTATCCACACAGATGAGGTAGATCGCAGCGATCGCCATGTTGACGCATTCCAATCACTGGTACACCGAGCCAGCGCAAATATTGGGTGATTTCTGCCGAAACATCTACTATTACTGCTGTAGGCTTAGTTTGTTCTACCCAATTGGCGATCGCTACGGCTCGTTGACGATAAGCATCACTGTAGTAAGGTGCATAATGAAAGGAATAGGTCTGACAATCCTGATTGATTGGTAAATCGGGAACATACTCTACCCGATCTGGGGGTAAATCTAATAATTGATAATTAGCTACTCCTGTCCAGTCGCTTCGACTAACCCCAGTGCCGATGAAGGTAACGGCGATACTGAAGTGTGAAGCGATCGCTTTAGCTCTTTGGGCGTGTCCCTTGCCGTGGAGGTGTATGTAGTAGCCAAGGTGCATATTTTTTGCCGTTTATGTTGGCTGATAATCCGTTCAAAAGCGTTAAGATACTTATCAGTCATGGTTTCGAGACTAAACCGTTCGAGAACCAATTTTCGACAGGAATAACGAGATAGACGTTTAGCTTGTTTGATTCCCTCTGCCATAGCGTCGGTATCATCGGGAGGAACTAAAACACCTGTTTGACAGTTCAAAATCTCTGACATCGCCCCACGGTTAAACGCCACCACTGGAGTACCACAGGCAAGGCTTTCAATTACTACTAACCCAAAAGGCTCAGACCAAATTGGGGTGCAAAGAGTTACCGCAGCCGACTGTAACAACGCTACAAGTTCTGCTTGTCCTAAATGCCCCACATATTCAACCCCTCGACCGAGATGAGGCTCGACTTTAGCGGTAAAATATTCGCGATCGCTAATTGGTCCAGCAATAACTAATTGAATTTTCGCTTTCTGGGCAGCTTCAATTGCCAGATGAGTACCTTTGTCGGGAATAATTCGTCCTGTCCACACGGCACAGTTACGATAATAGAAAGGAGAATAAGCAAATATTTTAGTATCTACACCATTGTGAATTGTCTCTATGCGGTTACGATCTAAACCCCAAAGTTCGGTATTAAATTTAGAAACTGAAATATACTGACCGCGCTGTTTTCTTTCGCGATATCTTACGGCACTTAGCAAACGCGAGAAAGGAGGCGAATGTAGTGTAGTTACCAAAGGTGCATTCAGCCGATCCTCCAAAATTATCGGGAAATAATTTAAAGAATTGTCGTGAATCAAATCAAATTCGGCTCCACTGAGATAATCCATGATGCTGAGATAGGCTTCATGGGATTCTTCATCAGCATTTTGGCAAAAAGAAGTGTCCAAAATTGGCTCTAGAGACAAATTAAGCGAGCAATCGCTTTCTGGATGAGCAAACAGAGCAACCTGACAACCCCGTTGTTCTAGTCCTTTAACTATATCGTGAGTAAAACGTTCAATTCCACCCGCAAACGGTTCTTTAATCGGGAATCTGCGATGTCCCAAAACTGCTATTTTCATTACTTATTAAAACTATAAAAGAGCGAGTTGCGATCAACCGATAGATTAAAGGGCTTCGCCCTAGCTAATAGCTAATAGCTAATAGCTTTGTTAAAAACTATAAATATTACCTGTCAACTTAATAGCAGATTGTGTCGGCAATTTATATCTATCTAATTTAATAGATCTCGTGGGGATTGATTTATAGATCGTAAACTGTTGGGGATATTAGGGACGGTTTTCTGTATCTAACCGAACTATTTAGTTCAATGTCATCTCAATATTGCCGAAAGTTCAAAATATTGTCACAAAAAAGTCACATCACTTATTTAAATTAAAAATATCAGCACAAAGCGATCGCTCGGGCTGGTACTCAATTTATGCAAAAAAACATATTTCTTTTTAACTAGGAACAAACATAAAGACAAATCTTATGAAAATACAACCTTCAATCTGGAAAAAAGCCACCTCTTCTATATCCTTGGTCTTGCTCGGTGGCGGAATCGCTCTAGGCGGTAACTATTTAATTAATAGTCCCGAAAGTTTTGCTAAAGATAGAATAGATGCCACCGCAGCAGCAGAAAAAAATCCCGCTGAAGTGGCGATCGCTGTACCGCAAAACTATGTTAGCGATGTTGTTAACCGAGTAGGGGATTCAGTAGTGCGGATTGATGCTACTCGTACCGTTGCTACAAACGGTCCTGTGATGTTTGAAGACCCCTTTTTTCGTCAATTCTTCGGTTCGCAGATGCCCAATATTCCCAACGAACAAATCCAACGAGGCATGGGATCGGGTTTTGTAGTTAGTTCCGATGGCTTAAT
Proteins encoded in this window:
- the cbiQ gene encoding cobalt ECF transporter T component CbiQ, with the translated sequence MLLLHLGAFHLDIDSKQATLWHSFAPRTRLLCALLMVFAIALTPNGRWWTWVVYGLGVLGVIFFSRVTKKILLKRIAVEFAFIGVVLLGTLFRDGGEVIWSWGILRITTEGLTVLGSVTIKALLSLLTLNILTLTTSVPALLNALTALRVPPLLVATLASMYRYIGVLIREFQAMRKAAASRNLSNSNVWQRLVIGNMMGTLFIRTYERGERVYQAMLSRGYQGVPVVEKVPSGGRRDAVIITLTTALILFGQAIYLPTW
- a CDS encoding PDGLE domain-containing protein; translation: MSNKLPSSRNLAFVISGLGIALLIAIFVSPFASPDPDGLDRVSQDLEFGHRATEDAPAQKLPFAQVFDEYALKGVPEGIATPMAGLVGTLVTFGLAWGIGKLVIKKSHSSADSISPQSSDEQAN
- the cbiM gene encoding cobalt transporter CbiM, whose translation is MLSIIFNDWLFWNWQPQLAMHIPDGFLSLPVSLITWVIAIALIAVALNQVQAKYQERTVPIMGVCAAFIFAAQMINFPIPGGTSGHLLGGTLAGILLGPWAGALVVSVVFIVQAVVFQDGGITVLGANIANMGLIGTFGGYYLYRAIRSAIGRDSWRGMAIATAVSAWTSVFIASILVAIQLALSGTVPLNVAISAMAFWHLLIGIGEALITLAVVSFIWRTRPDLLYDPRQSKLSSSHPVVQR
- a CDS encoding glycosyltransferase, whose protein sequence is MRQHGDRCDLPHLCGYDAAYKLFAPYPEILEFSGVPNWIRDKTIYSPGFSRYSQSKETKLGAREKLDISPQQEVVLVINGKGGGKYSRAKIAAAAEATPEWLWLTVGEIDRDYDNLPSNVSVLGWREDTYPYLKAADVAIASGGHNTVMEIGTAQVPFLCIPELRPFQEQQIKAILLEKLGLCFCSETFPGANSARLVLNKLKQLDVTQWGRIMAIDGAAQAAKAIESEIKLLSSYLAVSSSSIASTGDDF
- a CDS encoding glycosyltransferase family 4 protein; this encodes MKIAVLGHRRFPIKEPFAGGIERFTHDIVKGLEQRGCQVALFAHPESDCSLNLSLEPILDTSFCQNADEESHEAYLSIMDYLSGAEFDLIHDNSLNYFPIILEDRLNAPLVTTLHSPPFSRLLSAVRYRERKQRGQYISVSKFNTELWGLDRNRIETIHNGVDTKIFAYSPFYYRNCAVWTGRIIPDKGTHLAIEAAQKAKIQLVIAGPISDREYFTAKVEPHLGRGVEYVGHLGQAELVALLQSAAVTLCTPIWSEPFGLVVIESLACGTPVVAFNRGAMSEILNCQTGVLVPPDDTDAMAEGIKQAKRLSRYSCRKLVLERFSLETMTDKYLNAFERIISQHKRQKICTLATTYTSTARDTPKELKRSLHTSVSPLPSSALGLVEATGQE